CAAGTCTGAATGCAGATTAACTTTGAGCACATACAATCTGCACACTGCGAAAATGGCGTAACTTCTAATTTGTTACGACACGAAGGTTTAAAAAAAATTACAGAACCTCTAGCCTTTGGAATCGGATCTGGTTTATTCTTTATTTATATACCTCTCCTAAAAGTCAACAATGGACCTGCATTTTCTTACAGAACAATGCCAGGATTAATTTTTAAACGCACATGCAAATCTTTAGCCATTGATGTAACAAGAAGAAAATTTAAATCTACAGAAGAAGCTCAAGTTTTTTTGGATGATTGTTTAAAATCAGGTCAGCCGGTTGGATGTCAGGTTGGAGTTTATTTCCTAACATACTTCCCTAAAGAATATCGATTCCATTTTAACGCTCATAACATAGTTGTTTTTGGTAAAGAAGATGACAATTATTTAATTAGTGATCCGGTAATGGATAATACTACAACTCTTAGTACATACGAATTACAAAGGGTTCGTTTTGCTAAAGGCGCACTCGCACCAAAAGGACAATTGTATTATCCAAAAATAAAAA
This genomic interval from Bacteroidia bacterium contains the following:
- a CDS encoding BtrH N-terminal domain-containing protein — its product is MQINFEHIQSAHCENGVTSNLLRHEGLKKITEPLAFGIGSGLFFIYIPLLKVNNGPAFSYRTMPGLIFKRTCKSLAIDVTRRKFKSTEEAQVFLDDCLKSGQPVGCQVGVYFLTYFPKEYRFHFNAHNIVVFGKEDDNYLISDPVMDNTTTLSTYELQRVRFAKGALAPKGQLYYPKIKTEVTDDQIRFAITKGIKRNVRDMLHIPGGIAGVSGIKYTARKITKWRDKLGVKTAGIYLAQLVRMQEEIGTGGGGFRFIYAAFLQQAYQFHPKDELLKISEQFTKAGDLWRSSAVQAAGIFKGRITSQQDFNDMGNYLMEVAEIEKKAFVALSKINWR